GCTTGTCCCCTTCACCAAGGCCTATTCGGGCCTCACCGACGCCGAGTTCCGCCAGATCACCGCCTGGGTCCGCAAGAACACCCTGGAACGCTTCGGCCCCGTGCGCCGCGTAACCCCCGAACACGTCTTCGAGATCGCCTTCGAGGGGATACAAGCCAGCCCCCGCCACAAATCCGGCGTCGCCCTGCGGTTCCCGAGGATGCTGCGCTGGCGCAAGGACAAACCGCTGCAAGAGGCGAACACGCTGGAGGATTTGAAAGGGATGTTGGAGGTGTATGGGTAGCGGAGGGGGTAGTCATCCGCTCCGATGCGGGTCAAAGTCTGGAGTGCGGACGGAGTGGACTTTCGCTGCGGCTATTGCTGACGCAGCATCTTGGTGCAAGTGCAGAATGAAACTTAACGAGAACCGCAATAGTTCGCCAAACCGGCCTTTCGTTGTTGTGTAAGATAGTCTTGTCAGCGCAGTGCTGATGTTGGGATTGGCGGGTGGTTTGGAGGAAAAACTATGCCAAGAGTCCAACTTCCCGCAGTAACGCCAAGACGCAAGGTTTGGAACAAGGGCCGCATCGTCGGACAGAAACGGCCACTGCGGCCGAGGCAGGTCTGGGCTATTCGTACAAGATTGGAGCTTTCGAACTGTCTACGCGATCTCACCCTTTTCAATGTCGCAATAGATAGCAAATTGCGCGGTTGCGATCTTGTGAAACTTAAGGTGTCAGATCTGGCTAGTACCAGCCAGATCAAGGAACGGGCGTCCGTTATCCAGACCAAAACGGGAAATCCCGTTAGGTTCGAATTGACCGAGAATACCAGACAATCGATCATGATTTGGCTTCGATCTCCCGAGATGCTTGGATGCGGGTTCATGTTTCCAAGCCGGTTTCATGATCGCCCTCACATCTCGACGCGCCAATATGGGAGG
The Dinoroseobacter shibae DFL 12 = DSM 16493 genome window above contains:
- a CDS encoding tyrosine-type recombinase/integrase, encoding MPRVQLPAVTPRRKVWNKGRIVGQKRPLRPRQVWAIRTRLELSNCLRDLTLFNVAIDSKLRGCDLVKLKVSDLASTSQIKERASVIQTKTGNPVRFELTENTRQSIMIWLRSPEMLGCGFMFPSRFHDRPHISTRQYGRLVRDWVTAIGLEPSGYGTHSLRRTKAAAIYRKTGNLRAVQLLLGHTKVDSTVRYLGVELEDALTIAEQIDI